One part of the Lycium ferocissimum isolate CSIRO_LF1 chromosome 8, AGI_CSIRO_Lferr_CH_V1, whole genome shotgun sequence genome encodes these proteins:
- the LOC132067510 gene encoding protein PHYTOCHROME KINASE SUBSTRATE 1-like, translating to MAMVKVTSGLEATKSGSNLLDASFSSYLNGTEETFVLNIESSRNLSKKADDGEIDIFSAEKYFNEVVDEENQENGEPQNKHKIVEPVTNMVSLKHITRPPTPSINSESSWNSRSALLQNISRNHHQASPTKPDNKSYGKKFLARIGCNCYCKDKNSVEVEDQLSEKSFNRGKYHGKSRQNPIKTRILAQNSESSTPRTNHQDLHFKKIDELGLGVPVFGNPEVKIQLQKEEEEPRKSLEVFGFPITDKERSKMSIEKKIGMLTWDAIVPKAEEIDIINIGASSNGTYEDDYAESDASSDLFEIESFPSNNTANPSLARQGSDGMSCYAPSEVSIDWSVVTASAADFSIMSDSEELKIRANSNRIVHNGRETAGKDKSKRRSGIILGCNSHKAVGVVGDAYKVSEKTSIEMPQRNFKTHEPIMPMTRFHAESKLTRFDAGNMKHDFNTRSFSSTYTGRHADFLYI from the coding sequence ATGGCTATGGTCAAAGTGACTTCAGGACTAGAAGCCACCAAAAGTGGTAGCAATCTTCTTGATGCCTCCTTTTCTTCTTACCTAAATGGGACTGAGGAAACCTTTGTACTCAATATTGAGTCAAGCAGAAATTTGAGCAAGAAAGCAGATGATGGAGAAATAGACATCTTTAGTGCAGAAAAATACTTCAATGAAGTGGTTGatgaagaaaatcaagaaaatggtgAACCACAAAACAAGCATAAGATTGTTGAGCCAGTTACTAATATGGTTTCTTTGAAGCATATTACTAGGCCTCCAACTCCAAGTATTAATTCAGAATCAAGTTGGAACAGCAGAAGTGCATTATTGCAaaacatttcaagaaatcatCATCAGGCGTCGCCAACAAAGCCTGATAACAAGTCTTATGGCAAGAAATTCCTTGCAAGAATTGGCTGCAATTGTTATTGCAAAGACAAGAACTCTGTTGAGGTTGAAGATCAACTAAGCGAAAAGAGTTTCAATAGGGGGAAATACCATGGTAAGTCAAGACAAAACCCCATCAAGACTAGAATCTTGGCTCAAAATTCTGAGTCCAGTACACCAAGAACTAATCATCAAGATTTGcacttcaagaaaattgatgaaTTGGGACTTGGAGTTCCGGTTTTCGGAAATCCAGAGGTGAAGATACAATTgcaaaaggaagaagaagaaccaaGAAAGTCCCTAGAAGTGTTTGGCTTCCCAATAACAGATAAAGAAAGAAGCAAAATGAGCATTGAGAAAAAAATAGGCATGTTAACATGGGATGCAATTGTTCCAAAAGCTGAAGAAATTGATATCATCAACATAGGAGCAAGTTCAAATGGAACATATGAGGATGATTATGCAGAAAGTGATGCAAGTTCAGACTTGTTTGAGATTGAAAGTTTCCCAAGTAATAATACAGCAAATCCAAGCCTTGCTAGACAGGGTTCAGATGGAATGTCATGTTATGCTCCAAGTGAAGTAAGCATTGATTGGAGTGTTGTCACTGCTAGTGCAGCTGATTTCTCTATCATGTCTGATTCAGAAGAGCTCAAAATTAGAGCAAATTCCAATAGAATTGTCCATAATGGAAGAGAAACAGCAGGGAAAGACAAATCGAAACGTCGTTCGGGCATTATTTTGGGATGTAACAGTCATAAAGCTGTAGGAGTTGTTGGAGACGCATATAAAGTTAGTGAAAAAACATCAATTGAGATGCCTCAGAGGAACTTCAAGACTCATGAGCCTATTATGCCAATGACAAGATTTCATGCTGAGAGCAAATTGACTCGATTTGATGCAGGAAATATGAAACATGATTTTAATACAAGATCATTCTCTAGCACATATACTGGACGTCATGCAGATTTCTTGTATATTTAG